CACTTGCAATTGAGCCGATGATAAATGCAGGAACATGGAAAGTGGATGTGCTGAAGGATGGTTGGACAGCTGTAACCAGGGACGGCCGCCTGTCTGCCCACTTTGAGCATACTGTTGCAGTGACTAAAAACGGGCCGATAATCTTGACTAAATTTCATTAAATTATTTATACTTACAAGTTAAAAATGACAAAGGAAGAGTCAATAGAGGTACAGGGCACCATTCTAAAGAATCTGCCCAACGCCATGTTCAAGGTCGAACTGGAGAATGGACAGGAGATACTGGCATATGTTTCAGGGAAGATGCGCATGCATTTCATAAAAATACTTCCCGGTGACAAGGTAACCGTTGCTCTCTCCCCTTATGACCTTTCTAAGGGCAGAATAACATACAGGTATAAATAACAAAGCGATAGCTTAAAAAAATAATATTTTATAATTGAGGGATAAATGAAAGTGCGTTCATCAGTAAAACCTATGTGTACAAAATGCAAGGTAATTAAGAGGGAAGGGATTCTGCGAGTTATATGCAGCAATCCTAAACATAAGCAGAGACAAGGGTGATAACAAGTTGAGATTTGAGAATTAACTTGCCTGTTAACATTCAACTCTTAACTCATAATATTTTTTAAGGAGAGAAAGTGAGAATAGCAGGAGTAGATTTACAAAACAATGAGAGAATAGAAATAGGGCTAACCAAAATCTTTGGTATAGGGCAGACCGCATCCAGGAATATACTTAAGGAAGCCGGAGTTGACGCTAACAAGAGAGTTAAGGACGTTACTGACGAGGAAGGCATTAAGATAAGGGCTGCCATAGATAAAGACTTTACGGTTGAGGGTGATCTCAGGCGTGAGGTAGCCATGAACATAAAGAGGCTGCGCGATATAGGCAGTTACAGGGGAACCAGGCATAAACTGAAACTTCCTTCGAGAGGCCAAAGGACAAAGACTAATGCCCGCACACGTAAGGGCGCTAAAAAATCTATTGGCGGGCTTCAGAAAAAATAATATTTACTGAAACAATTTCCAGATTGTAATTATATATAAGGATTGGAGGATTAATGGCCCAGAAGAAGCGAGGCGGAAAGAAAGAGAAAAAAGCAGTTCATTCAGGTTCAGTATTTATTCAGGCTACTTTCAATAATACAATAGTTACAATAACTGATAAATCAGGCAATGTTGTCGCATGGTCTTCAGCAGGCGCGCATGGTTTTAAAGGTTCAAGAAAAGGCACGCCATATGCTGCGCAGATCACTGCTGAAAATGCTGCAAAGAAGGCAATGGGATTTGGCATGCGCCAGGTCGATATATTTGTAAAGGGCCCTGGAGCAGGCAGGGAATCGGCAATCAGGGCTGTGTCATCAGCCGGACTAGGGGTTAATATTATAAGGGATATTACGCCTGTTCCGCATAACGGCACAAGGCCGCCGAAGAGGAGAAGAGTCTAATGGCAAGGTACACAGGAGCACTCTGCAGGCTGTGCAGAAGGGAAGGGGAGAAACTCTTCCTTAAAGGTGACAGATGTTTTATGGATAAATGCGCTGTAGAGAGGAGGAAGTACTCTCCGGGACAGCATGGCCAGCGAAGAAAGAAGATGTCCGACTATGCCGTTCAGTTACGGGCAAAACAGAAGGCCAAGGAAACTTACAGTGTGCTTGAGCGTCAGTTTAAGAAGTATTTTTACATGGCGGATAAAATGAGCGGGGTTACCGGAAGCAATCTTCTCCAACTGCTTGAAAGCAGGCTTGACAATGTTGTTTTCCGTCTTGGTTTTGCTGCAAACCGCAACCAGGCAAGACAGTTAGTGACACATGGCCACTTTACCGTTAACGGCAAGCCTGTAAATATATCTTCATACCTTGTTCGCGCGGGGGATGTTGTGAGTCCCAGTGATGCCGGCAAGAAGTTCAAGATCATTCAGGAAAACATGGACAAAGTTCAGCAGAGGGGAGTACTGTCCTGGCTTGAAATGGATGTTGAAGGCCTTAAGGGCAAGGTTCTGCATCTTCCTGAAAGGGATGAAATAGATATTCCTGTTCAGGAACAGCTCATTGTTGAGCTTTATTCGAAATAATTATAATATTCTTAAGTTAAAAGTTATTAATGCCGGGTTTATTAATAGTTTTTTTAATTTTTAGCTTTTAACTTTTAACTTTTTTCATATTTTGGAGGACAGATGGAATTCAAAAAGCGAGGTTTCAACATTCCTGAAAGGGTTATATTTGATTCAGGCAGCGACCATAAATACGGCAAGCTTATCGCTGAACCTTTTGAAAGAGGCTACGGCACTACTGTTGGTAACGCATTAAGAAGGGTTTTGCTTTCTTCCATTGAAGGGGCAGCGGTTACTTCCGTAAAGATTCCTGGAGTGCTTCATGAGTTTTCCACACTGCAGGGACTTAAAGAAGACGTTGTTGATGTCATACTCAATATCAAGCAGCTCAGATTCAAGATGCATTCTGATGAACCCAGGATCGTAACTATTGAGATAAACGGGCCTGCTGAGGTCAAGGGCAGGGACATTATCACCGGCGCAGATGTCGAAGTCCTTACCCCTGATCAGCATATAGCAACCCTTGATAAGAAGATGCATTTTACTGCTGAACTTAAGATTGAAAAGGGCACTGGCTACAGAGTGCCTGATGAAGTGCACGGTGAGGATGAAACCGTAGATATGATAAAGGTCGACTCTATATTCACCCCTGTCAGGAAGGTCAACTTCTGGATAGAGGGAGCCAGGGTTGGCCGTTCAACCGACTTTGATAAGCTAATCATGGAGATATGGACCGATGGCAGTATTACTCCTCAAGAAGCTCTCTCACAGGCTGCAAATATTCTAAATGAACATATCTCTCTCTTTTCAATGGATGAGGAAGTGAAAAAGGAAGTTGCAGACGCAGGTGAAATTGTTATTGAGGAAGAAGAAGATGATGATTATGTTACAGAAGAAGAGATGGAGGAAGAGGAAGAACCCAGTACTCTGAGTGTATTCAATGACAATCTTCTTAAAAGCGTAGATGAACTTGAGCTTTCAGTACGTTCAAATAACTGCCTTAAAAATGCAAATATTTATACAATTGCCGATCTTGTGCAGAGAACAGAATCAGAGATGCTTAGGACTAAAAACTTCGGCAGAAAATCTCTCAACGAGATAAAAGAGGTAGTTTCTAAGATGGGCCTGCACTTTAACATGAGGATCGAGCCTGATGTGTTGAAGAAACTAGAGAAGGCCAAAGGAGTCAAGCATGCGTCATAAAGTAGCAGGCAGAGGATTTGGAAGGAACACAAAGCAGAGGAAAGCACTTTTGAGGGGTTTGGTAATATCACTTTTAACCCACTTAAAGATAGAGACGACCGTTGCCAAGGCAAAGGAGACAAGGAAGATAGCTGAGAAGATAATCACTCTTGGCAAGAAGGGAGACCTTCATGCAAGAAGGCTTGCGATGTCATCCATTCCCGACGAGAACTCCATCACCAAGCTCTTTAATGAAATAGCACCGAAGATAAGCCGCACCAGTGGTTACCTCAGAGTGCTACAGACCCGCAACAGGATAGGCGACAATGCTTCAATGGCTGTGCTTGAGTTTGTTGATTATGAGAAGCTCCAGAACAAAGAGGAGATAGAGCAGAAGGCAAAGAAGAAAGAGGCAAAGGCTGCAAAAGCAGAGACGACAGAAAAGTAAAGCTTAATTCATATAAATCATCTTAAGGCCTGTGAGCGATCACAGGCCTTTTTTGTTTGTATCTTTCAGTAAGTGCAATCTAACCGGCGCGCAGTTTTCTTGTGCGTCCACCTGAGTGCTTTGTTAGGCCGCCTGCTTTTACAGCCTCATTGATCAATCGCAACTCAAGGCGATAACCGAGGGCATGAGCATATTTCTGCAACGTCGCCAGTGACGGCGAATGCTTCCCTTTTCCGGATTCCAGGCGTGCCACAGCAGACTGCGTTGTGCCGATACGTTCAGCGGCTTCCGCCTGAGTGATACCGGCTGCGGTGCGTGCCTTCAAAAACTCGTCGAAGAGGGCAAACTCCTCATCGAGCCGATCATATTCGGCCTTAACATCCGTACGAGCAAGCGCGCGAGACTTAAGTTCTTTGTGTGTCAGCATTCTTTACCTCCTTCATACGCCGTCGAGCTGTTGCAATCTCTCTGGCCGGTGTC
The genomic region above belongs to Nitrospirota bacterium and contains:
- the rpsM gene encoding 30S ribosomal protein S13; amino-acid sequence: MRIAGVDLQNNERIEIGLTKIFGIGQTASRNILKEAGVDANKRVKDVTDEEGIKIRAAIDKDFTVEGDLRREVAMNIKRLRDIGSYRGTRHKLKLPSRGQRTKTNARTRKGAKKSIGGLQKK
- the rpsD gene encoding 30S ribosomal protein S4 — its product is MARYTGALCRLCRREGEKLFLKGDRCFMDKCAVERRKYSPGQHGQRRKKMSDYAVQLRAKQKAKETYSVLERQFKKYFYMADKMSGVTGSNLLQLLESRLDNVVFRLGFAANRNQARQLVTHGHFTVNGKPVNISSYLVRAGDVVSPSDAGKKFKIIQENMDKVQQRGVLSWLEMDVEGLKGKVLHLPERDEIDIPVQEQLIVELYSK
- a CDS encoding DNA-directed RNA polymerase subunit alpha; translated protein: MEFKKRGFNIPERVIFDSGSDHKYGKLIAEPFERGYGTTVGNALRRVLLSSIEGAAVTSVKIPGVLHEFSTLQGLKEDVVDVILNIKQLRFKMHSDEPRIVTIEINGPAEVKGRDIITGADVEVLTPDQHIATLDKKMHFTAELKIEKGTGYRVPDEVHGEDETVDMIKVDSIFTPVRKVNFWIEGARVGRSTDFDKLIMEIWTDGSITPQEALSQAANILNEHISLFSMDEEVKKEVADAGEIVIEEEEDDDYVTEEEMEEEEEPSTLSVFNDNLLKSVDELELSVRSNNCLKNANIYTIADLVQRTESEMLRTKNFGRKSLNEIKEVVSKMGLHFNMRIEPDVLKKLEKAKGVKHAS
- the rpmJ gene encoding 50S ribosomal protein L36; this translates as MKVRSSVKPMCTKCKVIKREGILRVICSNPKHKQRQG
- the infA gene encoding translation initiation factor IF-1, whose protein sequence is MTKEESIEVQGTILKNLPNAMFKVELENGQEILAYVSGKMRMHFIKILPGDKVTVALSPYDLSKGRITYRYK
- the rplQ gene encoding 50S ribosomal protein L17, encoding MRHKVAGRGFGRNTKQRKALLRGLVISLLTHLKIETTVAKAKETRKIAEKIITLGKKGDLHARRLAMSSIPDENSITKLFNEIAPKISRTSGYLRVLQTRNRIGDNASMAVLEFVDYEKLQNKEEIEQKAKKKEAKAAKAETTEK
- a CDS encoding helix-turn-helix transcriptional regulator — translated: MLTHKELKSRALARTDVKAEYDRLDEEFALFDEFLKARTAAGITQAEAAERIGTTQSAVARLESGKGKHSPSLATLQKYAHALGYRLELRLINEAVKAGGLTKHSGGRTRKLRAG
- the rpsK gene encoding 30S ribosomal protein S11, whose product is MAQKKRGGKKEKKAVHSGSVFIQATFNNTIVTITDKSGNVVAWSSAGAHGFKGSRKGTPYAAQITAENAAKKAMGFGMRQVDIFVKGPGAGRESAIRAVSSAGLGVNIIRDITPVPHNGTRPPKRRRV